The Camelina sativa cultivar DH55 chromosome 16, Cs, whole genome shotgun sequence sequence AGATTCTTGTAAGGTTGAATATACAAAAATAGTGTgaacttataaatatatacgaCTTTCATAAACATGTCATTTTGGagttttacttttgtttcacaaatagtgttaatttatattatcaatgcatttttttcatttaatttaaaatttttatttttaatctataactaaattaatctattaatcaattattaaataaaaaaaaatatatatatatatatatatctattttaatattttttaatttgtgtgaaataagtcaaaatgacactttttgtgaaacagaagagtatgtcataaattaattaaaaagattaaataataatttttactggCTTGATTGGtgttaaaattaacaaatttaataaaataatctaattttCTGTTGAAagttaacataaatatatagttataacGACAATGGGGtcaattttataacataaatatatagttataacataaattttctgtttaaacttaaatgattttttttgttctaagtTTAAATCTTGTAAGAACTCATCTCAATGTTACTTCTTGTATCAAAAACTTCCGCATGATACTCCGCGTCAAATTGATTTATACTTTTGAGgttttatgaagagatttttccTTTGTACGAACACAGTTCATAACATTTGCACATTACAATTCCAactatgataatttattttgtgacCTAGTTATCATAACATCCACTTATTTTAAGGTGAATTTAATCGTATAAAATGTATTTTCAGATGCTATATTAATGCGTTAGGGTCAAtcacttttaatatatttgattgtaaaatcgAAACACCaacattcttttgtttttactacGTCGAACAAAAGTATTTGACTCCTcacaattatatatacatgttctTCAAAAGTACGTAGCTTGATTCTTATTATAACACTGCATTAGCAGGAGTCATTATGGCTGGGGAACTTGTATCATTCGGAGTACAAAAGCTTTGGGACCTACTGACCCAAGAATACGAGCAATTTCAGGGAGCTAATGATCAAGTTACTGCACTAAAACGTGATCTAAATTTATTAAGCTGTTTTCTAAAAGATGCAGATGAAAAGAAACATACAAGCGCCGTGGTCAAAAATTGTGTTGACGAGATCAAGGAGATAATCTATGATGCAGAGGATATAATTGAAACCTTTCTTTTAAATGAAGAACTCGGGAAAACAAGTGGCCTCAGAAAGCGTGTAAGAAAATTCGCTTTCACCATAGTGGATCGTAGGGAACTTGCGTCTAATGTTGGAGGCATAAGTAAGAGGATCACCAATGTTATTCGAGATATGAAAAGTTTTGGAGTACAACAGATGATTGTTGACGGCAGCAGCTATTCAAATCCACAACAAGAACGACAAAGGGAGATGCGACAAGAATTTGCGAGGGACTATGAAACCAATCTTGTGGGGCTGGGAAGAAAGGTTAAGAAATTGGTTGGATATTTTGTCGAGGAAGATAACATTCAAGTTGTTTCTATAACTGGGATGGGTGGTGTTGGTAAAACCACCCTtgctaaacttgtttttaacaATGAGATGGTTAGGCAAAAGTTTGATGGACTCGCATGGGTGTGTGTTTCACAAGAGTTTACCCGGAAGCTTGTGTGGCAAACAATCTTGCGGGATCTTAGACCTaatgaagaggaaaagaaaattttggagATGACAGAATCAACACTCCAAGACAAACTATTTCGTTTGCTGGAAACATCTAAATCATTGATTGTGCTAGATGACAtatggagagaagaagattgggaCCGAATCAAGCCAATATTTCCACCCGAAAAAGGTGACCTTTTTATGGTACTtaacaaaaagagagatgaaaataaTTCATCTTATTATGTTCTTTGTGTTTGGATATTAATAGAATTTCTACAGGTTGGAAGGTGCTACTTACTTCTCGAAATAAGAGTGTCGGAGTACGTGGTGATACAACATTTATCAACTTTGAATCAGAATGCTTGAGTATTGAAGAAAGTTGGACACTTCTTCAACTAATAGCATTTCCAAAGAGAAATTCATCGGGTACGTATTTagtgaattttttatatttgaatacaaaaaaaaataatttcttttaggATGACCACAACATAATCTGGTTGAATTGTATTATTGAGTTATGATACAAAATGTAATACTACTTAACATGGCGATAATGTTGTGCAGGATTTATGGTTAAGGAGGAAATGGAGGATATTGGTAAGGAAATGATAAAACATTGTGGGGGATTGCCTTTGGCTATCAAAGTGTTAGGAGGTTTTTTAGCTGCGAAATATACAATGCTCGATTGGAAAAGAGTATTTGAGGATATTGGATCTCGTAGCATGGGAAGAGCCAATTTAAATGATGGTAACAACTGTTCGGTTTACCATGTACTATGTATGAGTTTTGCAGAGTTGCCAAGTTATTTGAAGCATTGCTTTCTCTACCTGGCCCATTTTCCAGAAGATGATGAAATAGTTGTGTCTAGTTTGGCTTACTATTGGGCTGCAGAAGGAATACTCAAACCTAGGAATTACGATGGAGAGACTATTCGAGATGTTGGAGACAACTACATAGACGAATTGGTTAGGAGGAATATGGTTATTTCCGAAAGAGATAAAAGGACTTTGAGATTTGAAACTTGTCGTTTGCATGACACGATGAGAGAACTTTGTTTAGTtaaagccaaagaagaaaacttcCTACACATTGCCGGTACTTCGTCTCCGACCATAGACTCCCAATCTCCTTGTAGATCTCGTAGACTTGTCTGCCAGTATCCTACTAAATTACATGTTGAGAGAGATATAAGTAGTTTTAAACTTCGATCTCTCCTTATTGTCTTGGATTGTTATGGAGAAAATTGGACGCTACAAGGttcaagttttaaaaggttGGAACTTCTGAGGGTCTTGGATCTCTATAAAGCCCAGTTTCAAGGAGGGAAGTTACCTGATGGCATTGGAAAGCTCATCCACTTAAAGTTCTTAAGCTTAAAAGAGGCTAAGGTATCTCATCTACCTTCTTCTCTAGGAAATCTAATGTTGCTTATTTATCTAAATATCAATGTATACATGGGACATATGGAGTCAATATATGTGCCAAATGTCTTGATGGGGATGCAAGAGTTAAGATATCTTGCATTGCCAACTCTTATGCATAAGGGCACAAAGTTAGAATTGAGTAAGCTAGTAAACTTGGAGACCTTGGAAGAATTTACAACAGAGAACAGCAGCGTACAAGATCTTCGTAGTATGGTCAGATTGAGGACTCTTGTAATAACTTTAACTAGTGATATTACTCTGAAAACTCTATATGCGTCAATAGGTGGGCTGAGACACCTGGAAAATCTTGAGATAGATGATCACATGTCTAACAGCATGGATGGACTTGTATTGGATTTTGTTCATCTGAAAAAGCTGAGTTTGCGTATGTATATGCCAAGGCTTCCTAGAAAACAACACTTCCCTTCCAACCTTACAACCATATCTTTAGACGGTTGTCGTTTGGTGGACGATCCGATGCCAAGTCTAGGAAAGCTGCTTCACTTATATGAGGTCAAATTAATCTATAATTCTTATTGTGGGAAGAGAATGGTTTGCTTGGGGGGTGGATTTCCTCGATTGCACAAGCTCAGATTATCTGGATTAGATAGATTGGAAGATTGGATAGTAGAAGAAGACTCTATGTCCTTGATTCATACTGTGTCTATCTGGGGTTGTCAAATGTTAAAGAAGGTTCCAGCTGAGCTTCTATTCATCACTTCCTTAAATCATCTAAATATGGACAAGAGATGGGAGGAAAGATTTTCGGAAGACGGTGAAGATTACTACAAAGTCTTGCACATTCCTTTGATTACATTCCGAGCGACCTACGACGAATGAGGCTCCAAGCCTCCAAGCAGTAACACATTACATACCtggtaaaatattatttccCCAATATCTAAATATCAAGTACAAAAAACTGTCTAGAGAAATATATGTTATGTTGCTTATTATAACAATTTTAATGAGACCAGTAAAATGATGCTAGCGTTGACtgaatttttttggattttttttgttttgtagacgATTCTCTTCCCCGACGAACTTCTTATCAAAATTGGTCATCGGACTCTCTTACGCGGAAAAATTGCATTGACGTCTTGATATCTTTTTCTGGATAGAATTGTGATTTATGTTAAAGTATCACAAGTACTTTTGGCTTCACATCAAGATTGACTTTTATGTTTATTGCATTGACGGGTTATCAGTCGGTCACACCAGTACTTCTTTTATTGGATAATTTGTTGTAGAATCAAGGATTCAtacaataaatttgtttaataaattcACTTAATAATCTTTTTCAAAACCTAGATCAAAGCCCCCAtagaaaatgaattaaaatcttttgatgaaGAAGGtaggttttctctcaaaaacaatgtaaaactatggtttttgtattaattgctggataGATTACAAGGAAGGGGTACCTCTTTATTTATATGAGTGTCTTGATTACAAGATAAGTAAAACTTCCTTAAATTTAGGACTAAATCTTCCTTTGTAGTCTTGTattgtatattttccttttgtGTGCTTGAAGGTAGGAGGTCGGTTTTCTGATGTCTATGGGCTTTTGCCCACTAGCCCATTTAATATGCCTTACCCGAGATTCCTTGTTTAATAAGATTCCGAGATTATCCGGTTTTTATGTCATGAGTTTTAATTCCTGCACCAACAGTTAGTCTCCCCCAGTTCGGTAGATTCGATTATTCATTCGAGTTTCCGAACTATATGAAAGAATATTTGATCTAAACTATAGGAAAACCGAATTTTGAGCACGCACGTGGTTGCCGACGTGAATCCAAGTTGAGACGTGTCGTAGTTCATGATGACTTTTTGTAAGTTAGCCGTCCTTTTCATTACATAAATACTTGAGTTCATTCCTCATTGATGACTCGAAGCTCGGAGGTCGGAAGACGAAGCTCAATCTTCACGGGCTATTAAGTTTGTGATCTCCAAACTGAATGATGATTCAGATCGGGATGATAATAGAAACTGGATTACTTTTGAATCAAAGGCCCTTTCTTTAATCCCTTTTTTCCTCTGCATGAATTTCCAAGGACAAACTGGTGACCGATGAAGAGATCGAATTAAGGTTTTTGCCTCAAGGTGTCATTGTCGAAGATATTACACTTTCGTCCAATGATTTCATTTCGGATTCCCAATAATTATTGCATTCGGAACTTTACAAGTGGCAGGACGTCTCCCGCCTTACATCATGTAATCCTACGTAAAATAATATGgggaaacatagaaccaacaatcctaacaatgttctaatgacccaactctagcaacctagcaataccagacaacaaccaatcgagtccctagaacatcctcttcttcattgccttgattccacgatcacactttgcctttacctgcaccacaaacacaaattgagatgcatgagtatttgataaacactcagtgagacaatcctctcatctactgggttatacacacaagcaattgtaATTCCAAtgtccaaacaatcaacacaaacaaacatacaaaccaggaaaaacaacatcatctcgctggaagggaggtgtcaatcgacactacgagccaagtgtcgatcgatgccgctttgctggtgtcgatcgacactccctctgcaaccgcaatccgctcgaagccgagagtcgaatctcgctcccaacctcctccaaatcgcccaatactcaaaacccatacAATAAAcgtccgtaggaacctgtagcaaccaatcctagcaagaaaaacacacaaaacaacaacaagcaagcaagaacaaggaatcacaggcttagatcagccatagtcatgcactcacctctttgcaggaagattctgaccaacatcaacgaatccaaccctcctagcaagcttctaactccttcctagccttggatctctcaagaaacagaaaggaatctcaccaatctctctcaaaagctcaagaaaaaTGCTTTCTCCCTTCCTATCTCATAAGCGTTAAAGGGAGACCATGAAAAATACCCAAAACCCTTCTTTTCGTCGACAAACACGTAATATCTTGgtttaattgttttggtttaatggttttccctaaaccaaaccaaccaaaaatcgacaattaagtcaatctggtcaaaccaggaataagtggtgtcgaccgacaccctcccccaaaacgcacagttttggtttgtGGGTGTTACAATATATGCGAGGCTTGGCTCGACTTTGCTTTTTTCTTAAGCGAGACATTTCTCGGTTTTTGAAGCGAGGCATTTCTCGGTTTTTGAAGCGAGGCATTACTCGGTTTTTGTAGCGAGGCATTGctcggttttggttttttttaagcAAAGAATTGCTCGATTTTTTTTGAAGCGAGCCAAGGCTCGACTTTGTTTGAACAAAATGAAGCTATATGAAGACGAACTGAAACTGAAGCTATCTGAAGACGACGAACTGAATCTGAATCTGTCTGAAGATGAACCAAAACTTAGTTATCTGAAGACAAGCTGAACTGAAGCTATCTGAAGACGAGCTAAACAGAAGCTGTCTAAAGACGAACTAAACTGAAGCTGCCTGAAGACGAGCTTAACTGAAACTATCTAAAGACGAACTAAACTGAAGTTTTCTATAGACAAGCTGAACTGAAGCTATCTGGAGAAATCGAAGCTATCTGAAGACGACATGAAACTGAGTTATCTGAAGACGACCTGAACTGAAGCTGTCTAAAGACGAACTGAACTGAAGCTCTGAAGACGGGCTGAGCTACAGCTGTCTAAAGATGAACTGAAC is a genomic window containing:
- the LOC104750190 gene encoding putative disease resistance protein At1g58400, with the translated sequence MAGELVSFGVQKLWDLLTQEYEQFQGANDQVTALKRDLNLLSCFLKDADEKKHTSAVVKNCVDEIKEIIYDAEDIIETFLLNEELGKTSGLRKRVRKFAFTIVDRRELASNVGGISKRITNVIRDMKSFGVQQMIVDGSSYSNPQQERQREMRQEFARDYETNLVGLGRKVKKLVGYFVEEDNIQVVSITGMGGVGKTTLAKLVFNNEMVRQKFDGLAWVCVSQEFTRKLVWQTILRDLRPNEEEKKILEMTESTLQDKLFRLLETSKSLIVLDDIWREEDWDRIKPIFPPEKGWKVLLTSRNKSVGVRGDTTFINFESECLSIEESWTLLQLIAFPKRNSSGFMVKEEMEDIGKEMIKHCGGLPLAIKVLGGFLAAKYTMLDWKRVFEDIGSRSMGRANLNDGNNCSVYHVLCMSFAELPSYLKHCFLYLAHFPEDDEIVVSSLAYYWAAEGILKPRNYDGETIRDVGDNYIDELVRRNMVISERDKRTLRFETCRLHDTMRELCLVKAKEENFLHIAGTSSPTIDSQSPCRSRRLVCQYPTKLHVERDISSFKLRSLLIVLDCYGENWTLQGSSFKRLELLRVLDLYKAQFQGGKLPDGIGKLIHLKFLSLKEAKVSHLPSSLGNLMLLIYLNINVYMGHMESIYVPNVLMGMQELRYLALPTLMHKGTKLELSKLVNLETLEEFTTENSSVQDLRSMVRLRTLVITLTSDITLKTLYASIGGLRHLENLEIDDHMSNSMDGLVLDFVHLKKLSLRMYMPRLPRKQHFPSNLTTISLDGCRLVDDPMPSLGKLLHLYEVKLIYNSYCGKRMVCLGGGFPRLHKLRLSGLDRLEDWIVEEDSMSLIHTVSIWGCQMLKKVPAELLFITSLNHLNMDKRWEERFSEDGEDYYKVLHIPLITFRATYDE